The Fibrobacter sp. UWR4 genome includes a window with the following:
- a CDS encoding type II secretion system protein — protein MILQRHSSCINPRHSERSEESRNGFTLIELIVTIAISGIFFTLAMNLYTQAVKGQLAFTKKDAAYMQRSVDIAKTKRMLQEHPGKCVDGIYVLDSADNVIPASTHPLQCKELKKARVVVYNNLGSWVVEQN, from the coding sequence ATGATCCTCCAACGTCATTCTAGTTGCATTAACCCACGTCATTCTGAGCGAAGCGAAGAATCTAGAAATGGTTTCACACTTATCGAACTGATAGTCACAATCGCCATCTCCGGCATCTTCTTCACCCTCGCCATGAACCTTTACACCCAGGCCGTCAAAGGCCAACTCGCCTTCACAAAGAAGGACGCCGCCTACATGCAGCGCTCCGTCGACATTGCCAAAACAAAAAGGATGCTCCAAGAGCATCCCGGTAAATGTGTTGACGGAATTTATGTCCTAGATTCCGCGGACAATGTCATCCCAGCCTCTACCCACCCCCTGCAATGCAAGGAACTGAAAAAAGCCAGAGTTGTGGTGTACAACAATCTTGGAAGCTGGGTTGTAGAACAAAACTAA